Within the Aspergillus luchuensis IFO 4308 DNA, chromosome 5, nearly complete sequence genome, the region GTATCAAAGGCAGAATGGAGGCCCGTATGGAACGGAGGTCCGTATCCGCCAATGCCCGCTGCTAGTTATGTACAATAGTTAGCTTAATTTTAGTGGTATGTACAATGTATATGTACAGTATTCACTCAGAATCGATTCCATCTGTAGTATATCCTTGTCCTGAACAATGACGCAAAGGATGAATGACGTCGCGAGAGCTGGGTAACTTCCCCGGTTCACTTCGGACAAGAAATCTGCCAGTCCGCGTATGTCCGGTCAAACCTATTGCTTGATCCATACTATACTCTACGTTCAGACGCGTTCGAACGCCTTCAGATGGTCCGCTCGTCAGATATCAACCTTGGTGACGGGTCATGCATCACAGGGCCTCGAAGATTGCCCGTCTTGTCACCTCTTGGGGACAAGATCTCGCAACAATGAGGCAGCCTAGCAATACCTGGGCAAACCAAGATCTGGGAATCCGGGAATCCAGGAGCCGATGGGTGAGAAACGGGAAAATCATCCGAGAAGACTACCGTTCTAGCTCTCGTGATGAGCCTTACAGTATGATAGTGACCAGCGGGGTCGTGTTTGTGCGCGGCTGAAGACCCAGAACTCCCCGCTGGTGCTTGCTGGTGCTCTCTTGTGGCCGGAGGTCAATTTGTGATGCACACAATGCCCGATCCTTCGGATGGCTCTCCACCGCGCATCAAGACCCGAATCTCCCAATCGTGCTTTGCCTCTGGCGCAGCATGACTCGGCTCCACGCGAAAGAGTGATTGACCAGGATGGATGCGAATATGCGTCTTTCAGAATGTGATGATCGCCTTTTGAGGTGCTGATCGCGGCCCATGGAgtgggggagctggatgacctgCAGACCAGGCCTAGGGCAAATGAAGCGGGTCacagaagggaaaaaggaaaaggaaaagatagAAACAGGGAGGCAAGTGGGGGAAGTGAGAGATAAGAGGTAAAGTGGCAAGGAATGGTGAAGATATGGTCAAAATATGGCGAGAGATGGGGAAAGATGATAAAGAATCACCGAGTAGACACGGTCAAATATTTGCGATACCGTCTCCGGGAACGGGATTGCTCAATTTGTGCGGGCATTAATCTGCTCAGATGCCCAGGCCCGCACGTCTTTTCGCCGCCCTCTGGTCCGGCCCTCTGGTCGATCGTTGTTGCCTTGGGCCAGCAACATTTGCTGGGGCTCGGGAAGGACCGAACTTAGTCCTTTTCGGGAAGTTGTTTCAGGGGTTCAACTTGATGCCCGCCTGGAGAATCCGAATGCGCACCGAAGGGATATTTATGTCCTAGTGTTTCGACCTCTGGGCTGAGGGCGTAAAACAAACAGACTAACACATGGGTATACTGGAGTCTGTATACACGATTACCCTAGGCTACTACAAATGTAGGCCTTATCGCTCACGATTGTAATCATGCGCATCAATGTCCTATACATTTCGTGCATGAATGGCCAATGATATATGTGTATCACGACGGACACTAGCTACTCCAGCGTGTCCGGCACAACCGGCTTCTGATAACTCCACGAGACACATAGAGAATCGACAGGCACGCcaaaattgaatatattgacCAGAGTGCAAAAAGTGTGGACATACTGATCACATCTCAAGCATCGGAACCTGATCTCCTTTCAAGTTGATAGACGGTGGAGGTTGCGCATTTGCCAAATGAGCAAATTGGGCAACATATATGGAGAGCATgaacttcttcctcgatttTTCCTTGCTCCATTCCACCGAGGACAGCAGCTGGTGAAAGTATACAGAATTCTACTCTCAGATTCAGCCATGCTTCTTGCCAGAGTTTTGACTGAATGGGCGTTATCTACCGCCATGGTGAGCACATAAATGACCCGACCCTTGAAAGTATACCAGGTCTTTTGAATTGACAGACCATAGATATGGATATCTACCAAAGGGATTCGGAGGCGTGGGACGGTCGGATGGTATGGCAatgcaagatgatgatgtatttCTAGATGGAGTGGGCTGACCAATGCCAGAAAATCCGTCCTAGCACATCAAATCCTCCGCGTTGCGAACCTACCGAGCTTGCTATGAGGCGTGAGTTGGGGTTCTCTTGACGCAACCTTcactaaattattattagatgaATCGAAAAAAAGACGGGGCCGACGTCTTCGCAGACCACACCATGcgcaccatcctcatcggccaaAATAGCCGACCCGTAAGCCCCCAAGCCCAATATAAGACCCAAGATTAAACACCCACAAGTTGTTGGTTAATCATGTGAACTAGCAAGCATTTGACCCCGAACAAATCCAACAAATCGAGACTGGGCTTCTCAAGGGTTGGCATGTTCCGTCTCTAAAATGCGGTACACTTTCCCCGAGGTAGCGATCAGCTTCCGGCCATCCTTCACGATTCCCCCCGAACGACTGTCAGAAAGTTCTTCCTTCACGTGGCCTTGTTGTGTTAGCCTTTGTGGTCATTGGAGCATATCGTACTTTTAACAAAAGGAATGCCCGTGGCGGCTGTAGGTAGACCATATAATTGCACTCTTTTCCTTACATTGTCTACCATACATAATTCAGTGAGCATACTCCTCAGCGACGTGGGAGGTCATCTCAAAAAGTATCTGGACGCAAGGACAGGCGCTTGTACCTTCGACTTCCAATTTGCgccagccatgccagccGCGAAAAGAGACGTTCGTGGCACCGTCTGGTTTGGGGGAATGCGGCCGCCTGTGGTCTCTACGCAACATGAACCTCCGAGCAATGCCTCGCATCATGTCCCAAGCGACCAGACGTCCAGTCGTGCCACTTCTGGGCTGAACTGTCCACCGCCACAGCAGTTGACTCCCAATCCGGCTCCCCGTGAAATCCTAGCACGAAACCCGTGGGAAATGTACGAACCTTGTGCAGGCATCGACTATGGGCGAATCATGGTGCTGGCTAGGCATCGAAAGGATAAGGCCAACTTAGTGCACATCCAAATGCAGGCTGTGGAGCGATCGGCGATAGAGATGTGTGTCCAGATGATCGATCGGCTCGCTCATCGCAGCATCCCGCGTCTGCTAGATGTTTTCCAGTATGCCGAGCGGTATCTTCTTGTGTGGGAGCCATTTGAATGCACTCTCCAGCAGGCTTTAGCGTTGAGTTGCCACTTCGCCGAAAGTGAAGTGGCCCAGATCTTGTGGCCCGTAGGTGCCGTTCCCTTTCTACTAGATGCACGATGTTCATACCCAGTTCACAGGTGTTAAAGTGCCTTCAGTTCTTACGCGGCCAGTCGAGGGAGCTAGCCAGCCTCACTCCTCGAGATATCTTGTTCACCGAAGAGGGTGAAATAAAGATCGGTA harbors:
- a CDS encoding uncharacterized protein (InterPro:IPR011009) encodes the protein MPAAKRDVRGTVWFGGMRPPVVSTQHEPPSNASHHVPSDQTSSRATSGLNCPPPQQLTPNPAPREILARNPWEMYEPCAGIDYGRIMVLARHRKDKANLVHIQMQAVERSAIEMCVQMIDRLAHRSIPRLLDVFQYAERYLLVWEPFECTLQQALALSCHFAESEVAQILWPVLKCLQFLRGQSRELASLTPRDILFTEEGEIKIAGIENSRQIDQVDPSRVDAMASTFNALRSILDKIMQKNGPKFTWSQEMQSFKSALAKNNSARCLDNLLQHAFFGQVTEEGSLKLLVELVNETIFHEVQVRREGTLARARPLGKLATLSTT